The following proteins are co-located in the Streptomyces sp. NBC_01198 genome:
- a CDS encoding MarR family winged helix-turn-helix transcriptional regulator: MSRPGAPPAGTSGGEPPDRTPVARFEAGVSALVRWSESNHIRLAVARRSGCDLASSELRLLEHFDLVAPMRVSDVAECLHVDVSTVSIQLRRLRQERLVEGLPDGSDGRVTLVSITAEGRVVMARVRAARRELLGEVFAQLPAAELEQAARVLLLVQQHMLGDARRTGG, from the coding sequence GTGAGCCGACCCGGTGCGCCACCTGCGGGAACCTCGGGCGGCGAGCCGCCCGACCGGACGCCGGTGGCCCGCTTCGAAGCCGGCGTCTCCGCGCTGGTGCGGTGGAGCGAGAGCAACCACATCCGCCTCGCGGTGGCCCGTCGGTCCGGCTGCGACCTGGCGTCCAGCGAGCTCCGGCTGCTGGAGCACTTCGACCTCGTCGCGCCCATGCGCGTCTCGGACGTCGCCGAGTGCCTGCACGTCGACGTCTCGACCGTCTCGATCCAGCTGCGCCGCCTGCGGCAGGAGCGGCTCGTCGAGGGGCTGCCGGACGGCAGCGACGGACGGGTGACGCTGGTCTCGATCACCGCCGAGGGCCGCGTGGTGATGGCCAGGGTGCGGGCCGCGCGCCGCGAGCTGCTCGGCGAGGTCTTCGCGCAGCTGCCCGCCGCCGAGCTGGAACAGGCGGCCCGCGTCCTGCTGCTGGTGCAGCAGCACATGCTGGGCGACGCGCGCAGGACCGGCGGCTGA
- a CDS encoding LysR family transcriptional regulator: MRIEQLEYIEAVTRLGSLRRAADELHLSQPALSETVRNLERELGVDLLDRRRSGAKISDGGRELLPHIIGVLDAVDRLRQAADHQHRTSRTVRLGTVNAATVPLLVPAIRAFRAAHPATQVEVVAAQEAEIHRALLEGRFDLGLVNYLKGDDLPPEFHTTELLRGRAVVCLRPDSALAALRTVGVEDLLTEPLVVMRAGYVMHRYLHRLLAGRTPTFSYSTDGAEMGKLMVAEGLGATVLPDFSVIGDPLERSGALTYRPLAGDATEVLMVVQRRLSGPVPRAAHDLHQLFVAEAAAHRPPPVPAAGDPGAAGVAS, encoded by the coding sequence ATGCGGATCGAGCAGCTCGAGTACATCGAGGCGGTCACCCGGCTCGGCTCGCTCCGCCGCGCGGCCGACGAACTGCACCTGTCCCAGCCCGCGTTGAGCGAGACGGTGCGCAACCTGGAACGTGAGCTCGGCGTGGACCTGCTGGACCGCCGCCGCTCCGGGGCGAAGATCAGCGACGGCGGGCGCGAGTTGCTGCCGCACATCATCGGCGTCCTGGACGCGGTGGACCGGCTCCGGCAGGCCGCCGACCACCAGCACCGGACCAGCCGTACGGTACGGCTCGGCACGGTCAACGCGGCCACGGTGCCGCTGCTGGTGCCGGCGATCCGCGCCTTCCGCGCCGCCCACCCCGCCACCCAGGTCGAGGTGGTCGCCGCGCAGGAGGCCGAGATCCACCGGGCGCTGCTCGAGGGCCGGTTCGACCTCGGGCTGGTCAACTACCTCAAGGGCGACGACCTGCCGCCGGAGTTCCACACCACCGAACTGCTGCGCGGCCGGGCGGTGGTGTGCCTGCGCCCGGACAGCGCGCTGGCCGCGCTGCGCACCGTCGGCGTCGAGGACCTGCTGACCGAACCGCTGGTGGTGATGCGGGCCGGCTACGTCATGCACCGCTACCTGCACCGGCTGCTGGCCGGGCGGACCCCGACCTTCTCCTACTCCACCGACGGCGCCGAGATGGGCAAGCTGATGGTTGCCGAGGGGCTGGGCGCCACGGTGCTGCCGGACTTCAGCGTGATCGGCGACCCGCTGGAGCGCAGCGGCGCGCTGACGTACCGGCCGCTGGCCGGCGACGCCACCGAGGTGCTGATGGTGGTGCAGCGACGGCTGTCCGGCCCGGTGCCGCGGGCGGCCCACGACCTGCACCAGCTCTTCGTGGCCGAGGCCGCCGCCCACCGGCCCCCGCCCGTCCCCGCGGCCGGGGATCCCGGCGCCGCAGGCGTGGCGTCGTGA
- a CDS encoding putative leader peptide, with the protein MPGILTRRRHIDLARVASAFCCR; encoded by the coding sequence ATGCCCGGCATCCTGACCCGGCGGCGTCACATCGACCTCGCACGCGTCGCCAGCGCCTTCTGTTGCCGCTGA